The segment CCGTTCTTCATGCCGTCAATGGCACTTTCAACCGTGGCATGTCCGGTGAGCATAATGACTTCTACCAACGGGTATTCTGTCTTAATTATTTTAAGAACATCAATTCCGTTAATACCGGGCATTTTGACATCCAGAACGACAACATCGATAGCGCCATACTTCGCAAGAGCCGCAAGCCCCTCCTGACCGTTATAAGCCGTGTAGACAGTCAGACTCCGCTTGCTAAGCCGCTTTGACATAGTGTCAACAAAGCCCTGTTCATCATCAATAAGAAGAATGGTAGCTAACATGACATAACCT is part of the Maridesulfovibrio ferrireducens genome and harbors:
- a CDS encoding response regulator, whose amino-acid sequence is MLATILLIDDEQGFVDTMSKRLSKRSLTVYTAYNGQEGLAALAKYGAIDVVVLDVKMPGINGIDVLKIIKTEYPLVEVIMLTGHATVESAIDGMKNGAFDYMLKPCEMEELLAKIKDAYLKKQSQETKIYEARARHIELRRGD